The genomic window CCACCCTGACCTCTTCTTTCTCTCCATCTTCATCACAGTCCGGCTAGGTGACACAGATAATTATATCGTTTACTTTTGTCTGATGAATGTTCAAATACAAGAGCACCTCTGCTTCTTCGAGGATTCCAAACAATTACCTCATTAGTGCCACCAACTCACGGTACATGCATATTTTATTCTTCAAGCAATACGAATTATATCGTGGTACCTGGTTTTGTATATCaatttaatgtttaatgtttaaacCTTGACTGGTTTAATGGTAAAACAACTATTTCACAGATGACAGTCTTATTAAATGTAGATCTGTACATTCAAGGGACAATCAGCCGATAAGAGTAGTTTATGGCCAACCTTTCCCATGCCAACAACAATACTCTACAAGCTGCAATTTTATTATATACAAAACTTAAGATCTTCGCATTTGGAATCCTAGTTAATATCTCCAAAATAATTGTGCTAGGGCCTTACATTTCTATGTTGTCTGTCAtcatttaaataagttactttttattttcaacataAGATTCGGTTCcacttttgttaaaaattttatacaagCCAAAAGTTACtaacttataaaatgtttatgtGTTTTCACTTAATTACACATCATGTTACGAACGTggcaaattatttaacaaaattaactaTTGTAAcatgtttatgttttatttgtaatcaggtttattatacacaaacaaattatttacagcTTCTCATTTAAATGTATGTGAACAGTGAATAACAAGACAACAATTAGATCAGTGGTTCTTCTTGActacattttatatgtaaaaatgaatttaatatgtattttgtCAGAATTATTTCAGTGAAAAAAGGGTGTTTAATCTTCTCTAGGATCAAGTTCTTAACTTAATcataaaacaaacacaaattcCTGGATATATTTACGATATTTTATGAGTCACTGGTGTCATTGGGTTGCGTTGCTTATACATTAGTGCGCTAATGAAATTAGCAGGGTCATATTCGTTGTTTCAAAACACATCGGCGATTGAGAAATAAATGCTCTTTTTTACCTGTGTTGGATTAGCGATGACATGCTACACACCAGCACAAGCAACTGAAGGAATGAAAACACgtcttatatttttaaaatatacaaacaaagtTGTAATTATGATACTATTAGTTTTATATTTCACCCATATTCTCCCACATTTTTCATAAGCGAAAAGTGAAGTTCTGTAATACCTTTACATATGTAATGTaaacacaattaatttaattaaatccaTTGATCTTGGTTAGCCAGCAGATCCCGCTAGCTTAACGTTTAAaaatacaaagagaaaaaaatatacacttattttaaaaaaaattgagatttttgatttttatatattaaattagaggAAGAGACTTATGACGGTCTCAAATACTTGGTGATATATTTTTAATGGTCCAACATGTTATGTTAACTGATATTAAGTTACTCAATTGTAAAATTTTGGTTAGTCACGTTTAATTCAATACTGTTAAATAGAATATAGCAAACAAGTTACAAGTAAGGTAAGGTCTACATGATATACTTGCGAGAAATAATAAAATAGACCATTAAAAAGAGTGAATTCTactgttaatttattttgtgataatGTAGTCTATAGTAGTAGTTGTATACGCTTGATATTACTGACTAGAATTGTTTACTATCGTGCAGAATGAGCGAAGCATTTTTCgcataatttattgtattaaaatatttgcagatacttgtgaattttatttcttttcttaagtaatgtaaatttaattgaataattttcagcacattcaattttttaaatatacttgtCCGTCAGCAGTTAATCAGACCAGTAATGTGTATGGTGAAAATTATGGATTTCACTTAgaagaataaacaattttaaatctgTTATTAAATTCTcagaatgataaaataaaaattatatttataaaatattagatgacattgtcattgatACAAAGCGAAATCCTTACAATACAATTAACTTGTTGTGACCATTCACAACCATGCTCCACAATGTAAAGTCATTCCAGATTTTATAAGTGTTGTAAGTATGTGCTGCGAGCTGCAGAGCGCACATGAGTGAGCAGGCTCAAATCAAGGCAATTTTTTGTCCAGTTCTTGAATTTAAACACACCAATCAGGAGAAATTAAATGTACCAGTGATTTTGCATATGACATGTCGGTGTTTATATAGCAAGCAAAAACTAAATGAACAAACACTCAATGTGTTAAGTTTCCAAACCATATTTATCTTGCGGttatagtaaatatatattttatttatacataatattgtaaTACGACCAAGGCAAATTATTTGCTGGCGTATAGCTAAAACCacatgaaatacatattttttttaagaagaacTAGAAGAGTATAAAACGTCTTAAAGCAACTTAAATTCTTTGTCTAACCAAACACTTATACCTTTATAATatataaatcttttaaaattttgaaaaatttaaaaattaagaaaaaaatataaaaaaatgatacgcttttaagaataattaaaacatatctAATATAATTCtgcttaaaatatataaatattacctaATATATTAAAACGTTCCACTTATAAGAACAATTTCGcttggaaataaaataacaacataCATTAGCAACGTTTTTAGAtgtcaaaataataatacaagttTCATTCTTTTATAACATATCTGTAtttattttcacataaataatacataaattaagTGCAGTTCGAGAATATTACTGCATAtatacaaaacacaaaaaaataatcgtGTCCGCTTTAATATAAAGACCGTCATGGACCAGGTACCGGTGCTTCACGTGTCAGTACGGTCCCTGCAGCGCCCTGGAGGCGGGGTACGGCCCGCCGGCGCCCCGCGACACAGCCGTCTCCTCGTACCGCACCTCGGGCTTGTAGCCCTCCTCGTCCGCCTGATACTCCACCACCTGCAGCCGCCCGTCCGGCAGCAGCACGCGGTACGAGCCCTGGGCGGTCTCCAGCTGCCGAGTCTCCTCTTGCCCGAACTCGCTACCCGACTCCTCGTCCTGCACGGCGTACGAGAACTGGTAGTTGGCGGGCTCCTGCAACACACGCCACGTCCTCACTGCGCCGTCCCTAGCCGCCAGTGTACTCACACACATGTGAGCAGGCGGAGGCTACTCACGGCTAGAGGGTCCTCCTGGGCGCTGTAGCCGGCGAGAGGAGCGCCGTACTGGGCGGCCGGCAGTCCGGAGTTGCGGGAGAAGTCGGCGGGGGCGCCGTACGTGTTGGCGAGGCCAGACCTTCCGGCGGCGGGAGCGCCGTACTGGGTGGAGAGACCGTTCACTCCACCAAACCGGCTGGAGGCGGCGGGCTCGCCGTACTGGGCGGAGAGACCGTTCACTCCACCAAACCTGCTGGAGGCGGCGGGAGCACCGTATTGGGTGGAGAGACCGTTCACTCCACCAAACCTGCTAGAGGCGGCGGGAGCGCCGTACTGGGTGGAGAGACCGTTCACTCCACCAAACCGGCTGGAGGCGGCGGGCTCGCCGTACTGGGCGGAGAGACCGTTCAGTCCACCAAACCTGCTGGAGGCGGCGGGAGCACCGTATTGGGTGGAGAGACCGTTCACTCCACCAAACCTGCTGGAGGCGGCGGGAGCGCCGTACTGGGCGGACAG from Bacillus rossius redtenbacheri isolate Brsri chromosome 1, Brsri_v3, whole genome shotgun sequence includes these protein-coding regions:
- the LOC134528389 gene encoding pro-resilin-like, translated to MAKVSLSVVIAIISCVVAEPPVGRQYLPPAQRNGGLPFGSLLSGRNGALSARYGAPSPSAGAFGRGYNSPLSYNSRLNIPSSISTQYGVPSGVPAATSAFNAFNAPVPAGPLAGPAFLSAQYGAPAASSRFGGVNGLSTQYGAPAASSRFGGLNGLSAQYGEPAASSRFGGVNGLSTQYGAPAASSRFGGVNGLSTQYGAPAASSRFGGVNGLSAQYGEPAASSRFGGVNGLSTQYGAPAAGRSGLANTYGAPADFSRNSGLPAAQYGAPLAGYSAQEDPLAEPANYQFSYAVQDEESGSEFGQEETRQLETAQGSYRVLLPDGRLQVVEYQADEEGYKPEVRYEETAVSRGAGGPYPASRALQGPY